The following is a genomic window from Collimonas fungivorans Ter331.
CTGGTCGGCACCGGCCAGCCTCTGCTGGGCAACAAGACAGGCGGTTTGCTGCAGCCTTTGAATAATGTGCTGACCGGCGTGGTGGGCGGAATAGGTGGCGTAGGCGGCGGCGCCGGCGGCCCATTGGCGCCGATCACCGGCTTGCTGGGCGGCTTGACCGGTGCTGTCGGCGGCGCAGGCGGCTCGGCCGGCGGTCCGCTGGCTCCTGTCACCGGCTTGCTGAGCGGCCTGACTGGCGCGCTCGGCGGCGCCACAGGTTCAGCAGGCGGTCCATTGGCTCCCGTCACCGGCTTGTTGAGCGGCCTGACTGGCGCAGTTGGCGGTGCAACCGGCGCAGGCGCCGGTCCCCTGGCTCCAGTAACCAACCTGGTCGCCGGCTTGACTGGCGCGCTCGGCGGTGCAACCGGTTCGACTGCGGCCAGCCCTCTGGCTCCAGTCACCAACCTGGTGGCCGGCCTGACTGGCGGCAAGCCAGCGACGGGCACCACCAACGATCCGCTGGCCCCGGTGACAGGCCTGCTGAACGGCCTGCTGGGAGGAGCTGCTAAGAAATAACAGCCATGTAGTGCAGTAGTGCAGGGAAGCGCTGGCGGCGCCAGGCTTCCTTGTTCCAAGGCTGGATGCTTAGCAACTTCTGAGGTGGGATCATGAGAGCCGAACAAATAGTCGATCTGATCGCTTGCGCCAGCCCACAAGCGCAGGTACCGGGCAACGATCTGCTGATCGGAATGCTGGCTCGCGAAATTGCGGCGCTGTCATACAAGCTGACCGAGCAGGAGTTGTATCGCCTGATAGCCGTTGGTTCGCTGGTATACGAACGCGGGCGGCGCGGCAGGGTGTGATTGTTATTGTCTAACGCGGATCGGCGCTGGAGCAGACACGGTTGCGGCCGGCTGACTTTGCTGCATACAGCGCCCTATCTGCCGCCTGGATCAACTCAAATGGAATATTGTCGTCACGGACCGGGACGAAAGCATCGACCCCGGCGCTGACAGTGACCAGACCGAAAGTACTGCTTGGATGTTCAATGTGCAGATTGCAGATGGCGACCCGAATTTTTTCCGCCACCGCCACTGCTCCCGCCAGATTGGTGTCGGGCAGCAGCACTACCAGCTCTTCGCCGCCGTAACGCGCCGCCAGGTCGCCCGGGCGGTTCTTGCTGGCCTTGACGATTTCACTGATCTGCCGCAGGCATTCGTCGCCGGCCAGGTGTCCGTAAATGTCGTTGTACTGCTTGAAGTAGTCGACATCGATCATCACCAGCGCCAGCGAATTCTCGGTGCGCATGGCGCGGCTGAATTCGTCGCGCAGCGCATTGTCGAACTGGCGGCGATTGGCGAGGCCGGTCAGGCTGTCTTGCAGGGCCAGCTGCTCCAGGTGGCGGTTGAGCATCCGCAGCGATTCCTGGACGCACAGCAAATCGTTTTCCGCCAGCAGGCGCAACCTGATCTGGTGGATCAGGCGCCAGCCGAGCAGGCCCAGCGCCAGCGTCAGCAGCATGGCGCCGAACAGGTGCAGGTAGGTATCGGCGCGCCATTCGGCCAGCACCTCATTCTTGGAACGCGCGACCGTCACGAACAACGGGTATTGCTGCAGGTGGCGATAAGCGATCAGCCGCTCGATGCCATCCTGGTCCGATTTCATGATGGCGGTGCCGACTGCGCTCCTCGATGCGTAATCGCGGTAGA
Proteins encoded in this region:
- a CDS encoding sensor domain-containing diguanylate cyclase, which produces MTIPIAIAPRPARPALKSLPITYLATVFVVLVCVSLMSVEVWRSWNARNIELHETEIATSNLARALSQHADDTIKEADTVLVGLVERLEVDGTGSASLERLHALLIHHIAELPQLNDLSIYDETGLWLANARTGPVPLVNNSDRQYFRYHRSHPGRGPYIGPPVRSRSTGAWIVTVSRRYNHADGSFAGLVLGTINIDYFKKYYDSFDIGRAGSIFLSLNDGTMLVRRPMMDDTIGKNLSNYPIYRDYASRSAVGTAIMKSDQDGIERLIAYRHLQQYPLFVTVARSKNEVLAEWRADTYLHLFGAMLLTLALGLLGWRLIHQIRLRLLAENDLLCVQESLRMLNRHLEQLALQDSLTGLANRRQFDNALRDEFSRAMRTENSLALVMIDVDYFKQYNDIYGHLAGDECLRQISEIVKASKNRPGDLAARYGGEELVVLLPDTNLAGAVAVAEKIRVAICNLHIEHPSSTFGLVTVSAGVDAFVPVRDDNIPFELIQAADRALYAAKSAGRNRVCSSADPR